In a genomic window of Spiroplasma melliferum:
- a CDS encoding Spiroplasmavirus-related protein: MNYLIFNSNYKNLINMDIIKNSNSQYFINDVKQDTFSLESFFQILDYFYSNILRVIFDISNFKEFIYFNSSNENTGFAFFVKNGFLLYPKSMLFNILRFPDLSATYLNPIVNLYNAYNINVNQNYYSFFSNWQYQTDILPSNNDKYTQSIKLLDMTDKSKYQGFNLITFNAINIGKDSSISVNGFNFSLYNATDWNNEINNGNIWRIPYKSCSWYNLACHIQNAAIWLVNNLPGMKDVYNFINGIVHVFSNVSELFNNIGNLFAFDITFKIMLSSILVLAMVNGLLRYF; encoded by the coding sequence TTGAATTATTTAATTTTTAATTCTAATTATAAAAATTTAATTAATATGGATATTATTAAAAATTCTAATTCTCAATATTTTATTAATGATGTTAAGCAAGATACTTTTTCTTTGGAAAGTTTTTTTCAAATTTTAGATTATTTTTATTCTAATATTTTAAGAGTTATATTTGATATTTCTAATTTTAAAGAATTTATTTATTTTAATTCTTCTAACGAGAATACTGGTTTTGCTTTTTTTGTAAAAAATGGTTTTTTATTATATCCAAAATCAATGCTTTTTAATATTTTAAGATTCCCTGATTTATCAGCAACTTATTTAAACCCAATAGTTAATTTATATAATGCTTATAATATAAATGTTAATCAAAATTATTATTCTTTTTTTTCAAATTGACAATATCAAACTGATATTTTGCCTTCTAATAATGATAAGTATACTCAATCAATAAAATTATTAGATATGACAGATAAATCAAAATATCAAGGTTTTAATTTGATTACTTTTAATGCTATTAATATTGGTAAAGATAGTTCTATTTCAGTTAATGGTTTTAATTTTAGCCTTTATAATGCTACTGATTGAAATAATGAAATTAATAATGGTAATATTTGACGAATACCATATAAAAGTTGTAGTTGATATAATTTAGCGTGTCATATACAAAATGCGGCGATTTGATTGGTAAATAATTTGCCTGGTATGAAAGATGTATATAATTTTATTAATGGGATAGTACATGTATTTAGCAATGTGTCTGAGTTGTTTAATAATATTGGTAATTTATTTGCCTTTGATATTACATTTAAGATTATGTTAAGTTCTATTTTAGTGTTAGCGATGGTTAATGGACTTTTACGCTATTTTTAG
- a CDS encoding Spiroplasmavirus-related protein: MQNDWEKLKEFFIHVFLFIDKTNVETITTWNLTQNEYLTLMIGIWIVILFLTWFLLWMIFKIVGYFK, encoded by the coding sequence ATGCAAAATGATTGAGAAAAATTAAAAGAGTTTTTTATTCATGTCTTTTTGTTTATAGATAAAACGAATGTTGAAACTATTACAACTTGAAATTTAACTCAAAATGAATATTTAACTCTTATGATTGGCATTTGAATTGTAATTTTGTTTTTAACTTGATTCTTATTGTGAATGATTTTTAAAATAGTTGGGTATTTTAAGTAA
- a CDS encoding Spiroplasmavirus-related protein, which produces MSNLLSESINNDNWNKIFSFIFDTFLFVFDVIWNTKLPMTNITIAYFLIFFMVIKLSIYAIHGTSTNYNDLGSTVKSGVINSSKLYGATVRGVSSTKKGLQKHIKERKQFKVSRNKQQLSSLVRQAKTREQGFKRIHSTKRIKK; this is translated from the coding sequence ATGAGTAATTTATTAAGTGAAAGCATTAATAACGATAATTGAAATAAGATTTTTAGTTTTATTTTTGATACTTTTTTATTTGTTTTTGATGTTATTTGAAATACTAAATTACCAATGACAAATATAACGATTGCTTATTTTTTAATCTTTTTTATGGTTATTAAATTATCAATTTATGCTATTCACGGAACATCAACTAATTATAACGATTTAGGTTCAACGGTTAAAAGTGGTGTTATTAATAGTTCTAAATTATACGGTGCTACTGTTAGGGGTGTTTCTAGTACTAAAAAAGGTTTACAAAAACACATCAAAGAACGAAAACAATTTAAAGTTAGTCGTAATAAACAACAATTATCAAGTTTAGTAAGACAAGCAAAAACAAGAGAACAAGGCTTTAAAAGAATTCATAGCACTAAAAGAATAAAAAAATAA
- a CDS encoding Spiroplasmavirus-related protein, with product MKKLLSILGVCGLVGMSANLTACDKPNNNENGENNKPEPELPPKNSNWKLIEYGHGEINDVLKTYIGLKLIGKTWFVNTWKGKELKSDTWEIFGYKDIYRWDGISEPETPDVDKNTGKITDWKG from the coding sequence ATGAAAAAGTTACTAAGTATTTTAGGGGTATGTGGACTAGTTGGGATGTCAGCAAATTTAACAGCTTGTGATAAACCTAACAATAATGAAAATGGAGAAAACAATAAACCAGAACCAGAACTACCACCAAAAAATAGTAATTGAAAGTTAATTGAATATGGACATGGAGAAATTAATGATGTTTTAAAAACTTATATAGGATTAAAATTAATTGGAAAAACATGATTTGTAAACACTTGAAAAGGCAAAGAATTAAAAAGCGATACTTGAGAAATTTTTGGTTATAAGGATATTTATCGTTGAGATGGAATTAGTGAACCTGAAACACCAGATGTTGATAAAAATACTGGTAAAATTACCGATTGAAAAGGATAA
- a CDS encoding Spiroplasmavirus-related protein, with product MKKIISLFSIFILGILSLVIPLITLTAFKPLNQQSYNVKQQATGINETDFINTMFLRSTFFENWSETNYFINPTLKTSQSLTYNDKWYLDFLKDSYSTGISFDKPSDEFIDLYKNWDIYAKQYNIDKFYDVDKKQFLKELTNFSYSFAKYFNTVEVINKLKKGVDNLQLVNLKFQNWKLIEYGHGEINDVLKTYIGLKLIGKTWFVNTWKGKELKSDTWEIFGYKDIYRWDGISEPETPDVDKNTGDVIFWTDNQYQNTRSFLLKYINSIVQENIRVQQGGNPDYDDPNLGSQRIIFDFEIINNLDKTSTGTILTKKSIYRMILTIDERKNIIAGSLELTHLKQYWNGYDYNNYRYTDDLGFLFSFMKDKENKFNFSAETYNYYQGNTPNTGKIVFEQMKGQIDINKFLKAFFAHALVPVFQNRSNFIESGYIDDLRYDTILINFFGLKLVNFRDVLIDKNNANKNQFEKLLNSMFTVSQNFYKDYLRTIFDLENNTYVQGYNKKYGLLANNGFKIYPRYFYFSDKYNQLNIKLYSAYKNRFYSTNYGNVFNYDFSVANDYNINQNEGYVFEGALKDKYGLKYKKIEEQKIGYNVFELQAQKENDMYRYYDFNFGIYNWQEINNGGLFPDGQWWQAQYESCSWYNLACHIRNAAIWVVNNIPGVKQVNELASGVGKIFQTIYSFFNQTFEVWKFSPALYNTITNIFLLIIFMKFVRLI from the coding sequence ATGAAAAAGATAATATCTTTATTTTCAATATTTATTTTAGGTATTTTAAGTTTAGTTATTCCTTTGATTACTTTAACAGCGTTTAAACCTTTAAATCAACAAAGTTATAATGTAAAGCAACAAGCAACAGGTATCAATGAAACAGATTTTATTAATACAATGTTTTTGCGTAGTACTTTTTTTGAGAATTGGTCAGAAACAAACTATTTTATTAATCCGACTTTAAAAACATCGCAATCATTAACTTATAATGATAAATGATATTTAGACTTTTTAAAAGATAGTTATTCTACCGGAATTTCATTTGATAAGCCTAGTGATGAGTTTATTGATTTATATAAAAATTGAGATATTTATGCTAAACAATATAACATTGATAAGTTTTATGATGTTGATAAAAAACAATTTTTAAAAGAATTAACTAATTTTTCTTATTCTTTTGCAAAATATTTTAATACTGTGGAAGTTATTAATAAATTAAAAAAGGGTGTTGATAATTTACAATTGGTTAATTTAAAATTTCAAAATTGAAAGTTAATTGAATATGGACATGGAGAAATTAATGATGTTTTAAAAACTTATATAGGATTAAAATTAATTGGAAAAACATGATTTGTAAACACTTGAAAAGGCAAAGAATTAAAAAGCGATACTTGAGAAATTTTTGGTTATAAGGATATTTATCGTTGAGATGGAATTAGTGAACCTGAAACACCAGATGTTGATAAAAATACTGGTGATGTTATTTTTTGAACTGATAATCAATATCAAAATACTCGTTCTTTTTTATTAAAATATATTAACTCTATTGTGCAAGAAAATATTCGAGTTCAACAAGGTGGTAATCCAGATTATGATGATCCAAATTTAGGTAGTCAAAGAATTATTTTTGATTTTGAAATTATTAATAATTTAGATAAAACTAGTACTGGTACGATTTTAACTAAAAAGTCAATTTATCGAATGATTTTAACGATTGATGAACGAAAAAATATTATTGCTGGGAGTTTAGAGTTAACACATCTTAAGCAATATTGAAATGGATATGATTATAATAATTATCGGTATACTGATGATTTAGGTTTTTTATTTTCTTTTATGAAAGATAAGGAAAATAAATTTAATTTTAGTGCTGAAACATATAATTATTATCAAGGTAATACTCCTAATACTGGTAAAATAGTTTTTGAACAGATGAAAGGTCAAATTGATATTAATAAATTTTTAAAAGCCTTTTTTGCGCATGCGTTGGTACCAGTGTTTCAAAATCGTAGTAATTTTATTGAAAGTGGTTATATTGATGATTTACGATATGATACGATTTTAATTAACTTTTTTGGTTTAAAATTAGTTAATTTTAGAGATGTTTTAATTGATAAAAATAATGCCAATAAAAATCAATTTGAAAAGTTATTAAATAGTATGTTTACAGTTTCGCAAAATTTTTATAAGGATTATTTACGAACCATTTTTGATTTAGAAAATAATACTTATGTGCAAGGATATAATAAAAAATATGGTTTGTTGGCTAATAATGGTTTCAAAATTTATCCACGTTATTTTTATTTTTCAGATAAATATAATCAATTAAATATCAAGTTGTATTCTGCTTATAAAAATCGTTTTTATAGTACTAATTATGGTAATGTATTTAATTATGATTTTTCCGTCGCAAATGATTATAATATTAATCAAAATGAGGGTTATGTTTTTGAAGGTGCTTTAAAAGACAAATATGGTTTAAAATACAAAAAAATTGAAGAACAAAAAATTGGTTATAATGTTTTTGAGTTACAAGCTCAAAAAGAAAATGATATGTATCGTTATTATGATTTTAATTTTGGTATTTATAATTGACAAGAAATTAATAATGGTGGGTTGTTTCCTGACGGACAATGATGACAAGCACAATATGAAAGTTGTAGTTGATATAATTTAGCATGCCATATTAGAAATGCAGCAATTTGAGTTGTAAATAATATTCCTGGTGTAAAACAAGTTAATGAATTAGCAAGTGGTGTTGGTAAAATATTTCAAACAATATATAGTTTTTTTAATCAAACGTTTGAGGTGTGAAAATTTAGTCCGGCGTTATATAACACAATAACAAATATATTCTTATTAATTATCTTTATGAAATTTGTTCGATTAATTTAA
- a CDS encoding GTP-binding protein YqeH has product MISYKKCSGCGVVLQDTRPNDLGYVETLTQDYCYRCFRLTHYNELVTYNVPAIDFLAKLRQDYHLNWHYFYVLDVYDLDGTRELALEQLLQNNKVTLIINKIDLVNKLINPHKIITYISELFRTSVLFSKLEDIILVSGLKNYGLDELWRYIKRQTNDIVFVGSSNTGKSTLLNSLIKLTNQQQKITVSNNLATTLDKIVVNLGTRHKVYDTPGIMNKHSLLSYLAENNKNMITKQLLKPITFQLNSEQTIFYEGLASFSYLTGLKTSFHFYKNNNLKLHRTKLSNKDYYFTHHLSTTAVKLKNYQEWTERVIEINEPGNYSLFIAGLGWISFKGQSGQKIMVGTHQNIKITLRKQFI; this is encoded by the coding sequence ATGATATCTTATAAAAAATGTTCTGGTTGTGGGGTTGTTTTGCAAGACACAAGACCAAACGACCTTGGGTATGTTGAAACATTAACGCAAGATTATTGTTATCGTTGTTTTCGATTAACACATTATAATGAATTAGTTACTTATAATGTCCCAGCAATTGATTTTCTTGCCAAATTACGCCAAGATTATCACTTGAATTGACATTATTTTTATGTTTTAGATGTTTATGATTTGGATGGAACACGAGAGTTGGCATTAGAACAACTATTACAAAATAATAAAGTAACTTTGATTATTAATAAAATTGATTTAGTAAATAAATTAATTAATCCTCATAAAATTATTACTTATATTAGTGAACTTTTTAGAACCTCAGTGCTTTTTTCGAAGCTAGAAGATATTATTTTAGTTAGTGGATTAAAGAATTATGGGTTAGATGAATTATGACGATATATTAAACGACAAACTAATGATATTGTTTTTGTTGGTAGTTCGAATACTGGGAAAAGTACATTATTAAATAGTTTAATTAAGTTAACTAACCAACAACAAAAAATTACTGTTTCAAATAATCTTGCAACAACATTAGATAAAATTGTTGTTAATTTGGGAACTAGACATAAAGTTTATGATACGCCTGGAATTATGAATAAGCATAGTTTGCTTTCGTATCTTGCCGAAAATAATAAAAATATGATTACTAAACAATTACTAAAACCAATTACATTTCAATTAAATTCAGAACAAACAATTTTTTATGAAGGATTAGCGAGTTTTTCATATCTTACAGGTTTAAAAACAAGTTTTCATTTTTATAAAAATAACAATTTGAAATTACACCGGACTAAATTAAGCAATAAGGATTATTATTTTACCCATCATTTATCAACCACTGCCGTTAAATTAAAAAATTATCAAGAATGAACTGAGCGAGTGATTGAAATTAATGAACCAGGTAATTATTCGTTATTTATTGCTGGGTTAGGATGAATTAGTTTTAAAGGCCAAAGTGGTCAAAAAATAATGGTTGGAACTCATCAAAACATTAAAATTACACTACGAAAACAGTTTATTTAG
- a CDS encoding putative phosphatase HAD-superfamily/subfamily IIIa protein, translated as MAKNIFGKKKNRNLLLNYFKPSIYVKNVNKINLESLKKHGIKVFICDLDNTLTPFYRGIPNADNLNLIQKVKELGMIFVLVSNNARKRVERFAQKAGIEHYYWNAKKPLLKYFRVISRQFNANPHEMIMVGDQLITDVLFANRAHMESILVVPVTGVNESNRLMRLLENLLYKRLAQKNILHKGFFDEGEYGLDYDIL; from the coding sequence ATGGCAAAGAATATTTTTGGGAAAAAAAAGAATCGTAATTTATTATTAAATTATTTTAAACCATCAATTTATGTTAAAAATGTTAATAAAATTAATCTTGAATCATTAAAAAAACATGGAATTAAAGTTTTTATTTGTGATTTAGATAATACTTTAACCCCATTTTATCGTGGTATTCCAAATGCGGATAATTTAAATTTAATTCAAAAGGTAAAAGAATTAGGAATGATTTTTGTGTTAGTATCAAATAATGCTCGAAAACGAGTTGAACGGTTTGCACAAAAAGCAGGAATTGAACATTATTATTGAAATGCTAAAAAACCATTATTAAAATATTTTCGCGTTATTTCACGGCAATTTAATGCTAATCCGCATGAAATGATTATGGTTGGTGATCAATTAATTACCGATGTTTTATTTGCTAATCGGGCACATATGGAAAGCATTTTGGTTGTACCAGTAACAGGTGTTAATGAATCAAATCGTTTAATGCGTTTATTAGAAAATTTACTTTATAAACGGTTAGCTCAAAAAAATATTTTACATAAGGGTTTCTTTGATGAAGGAGAATATGGATTAGACTATGATATCTTATAA
- a CDS encoding transposase of IS30 family protein has translation MNYKHFSIDERVILSQLLVSKLFQKKNGKPNLFKIAKYMERSVSTIWNEVKRFQKLKEYNPIKAHKKYLKNRKKSVKHIKFSYQQLMWLDEKFNKFHWSPEIICYEYNREFGIKFPVCFKTLYKYIFLGLFGLNKRNLYFHGRKNKSKQTIDNRGKLTSFRTIAEAKHDKNEFGWFEMDTIVGKDLKSVCLVLTEQLTKFEIVRKLKDRTPNEVIRVIKSIFKTSVLKKIVKGIITDQGKEFSEWRQIETYIGTKVYFCDKGKPTQKPIVERINRDLRHWFPKGIDLDVYSQEYYDEIVNIINERPRQCLGWNSAKKLFVNKIQNFI, from the coding sequence ATGAATTATAAGCATTTCAGTATTGATGAACGTGTTATATTAAGTCAGTTATTAGTATCAAAACTATTTCAAAAGAAAAATGGCAAACCAAATTTATTTAAAATTGCTAAATATATGGAAAGAAGTGTCTCTACAATTTGAAATGAAGTTAAACGTTTTCAAAAGTTAAAAGAATATAATCCTATTAAAGCTCATAAAAAGTATCTTAAAAATCGTAAAAAATCAGTTAAACATATAAAATTTTCATATCAACAATTAATGTGATTAGATGAAAAATTTAATAAATTTCATTGATCCCCAGAAATTATTTGTTATGAATATAATCGTGAATTTGGCATTAAATTTCCGGTATGTTTTAAAACTTTATATAAGTATATTTTTCTTGGTTTATTTGGTTTAAATAAACGTAATTTGTATTTTCACGGTAGAAAAAATAAAAGTAAACAAACTATTGATAATCGTGGTAAATTAACTAGTTTTAGAACTATTGCAGAAGCTAAACATGATAAAAATGAATTTGGTTGATTTGAAATGGATACAATAGTTGGCAAAGATTTGAAATCTGTTTGTTTAGTTTTAACTGAGCAATTAACTAAATTTGAAATTGTAAGAAAATTAAAAGATAGAACACCAAACGAAGTAATTAGAGTTATTAAAAGTATTTTTAAAACTAGTGTTTTAAAGAAAATAGTTAAAGGTATTATAACTGATCAAGGTAAAGAGTTTTCAGAATGAAGACAAATTGAGACTTATATTGGAACTAAAGTTTATTTTTGTGATAAAGGCAAACCTACTCAAAAACCTATTGTTGAAAGAATTAATCGTGATTTAAGGCATTGATTTCCTAAAGGAATAGATTTAGATGTTTATTCACAAGAATATTACGATGAAATAGTTAATATTATTAATGAAAGACCACGACAGTGTTTAGGTTGGAATTCAGCTAAAAAATTGTTTGTTAATAAAATTCAAAATTTTATTTAA
- a CDS encoding putative hydrolase of the HAD family has protein sequence MNLVKKYPYVITDLDGKIAGKGYLINPETYEALQTYQLASNYHLFLASGRLDLMAKEYFAKLKIKTPIISCNGALIRDSLTNEILYQQPLPQALALAVLTNAIEGNVDHIVYTANMVYGHPGSSRIAFMLKYNAQLDNDNYRIPIDTETDYVSLLKNNEIEVLKILFPFNSSAELEQVQAIYQPFKNAVDGVFSQKDLFDIQALNINKGNAFKKLCALKGYDPQQFIFYGDNYNDLELAKIVGYTVAMGNSVLELKKIANTTTMTVTDNGVREHLFTEVLSKEQLAEFLPQVKNVFK, from the coding sequence ATGAATCTTGTTAAAAAATATCCTTATGTAATTACGGATTTAGATGGCAAAATTGCGGGGAAAGGTTATTTAATTAATCCTGAAACATATGAAGCATTACAAACATATCAATTGGCTAGTAATTATCACTTGTTTTTAGCTTCAGGGCGATTAGACTTAATGGCAAAAGAATATTTTGCAAAGTTAAAAATTAAAACACCAATCATTTCATGTAATGGTGCTTTAATTCGTGATAGTTTAACAAATGAAATATTATATCAGCAACCGTTACCACAAGCATTAGCTCTTGCGGTGTTAACAAATGCTATTGAAGGAAATGTTGATCATATTGTTTATACTGCTAACATGGTTTATGGTCATCCTGGATCAAGTCGGATTGCTTTTATGTTAAAATATAATGCGCAATTAGATAATGATAATTATCGCATTCCAATTGATACTGAAACTGATTATGTATCATTATTAAAAAATAATGAAATTGAAGTTTTAAAAATTTTATTCCCTTTTAATTCATCCGCTGAATTAGAACAAGTGCAAGCTATTTATCAGCCATTTAAAAACGCGGTTGATGGTGTTTTCTCTCAAAAAGATTTATTTGATATCCAAGCATTAAATATTAATAAGGGTAATGCTTTTAAAAAATTATGTGCTTTAAAAGGGTATGATCCACAACAGTTTATTTTTTATGGTGATAATTATAATGATCTAGAACTTGCTAAAATTGTTGGTTATACTGTTGCGATGGGGAATAGTGTCTTAGAATTAAAAAAAATTGCTAATACAACAACAATGACAGTTACTGATAATGGGGTTCGTGAACATCTTTTTACCGAAGTTTTATCAAAAGAACAACTAGCAGAATTTCTGCCCCAAGTTAAAAATGTTTTTAAATAA
- a CDS encoding Spiroplasmavirus-related protein — translation MKKFAFFLINFCYISGSMVLFSLIDLLFWIISLNFTGLVFWLLFALQCVYFVWWVWKNVFYQLNIFRLVYFIWDNPLSVIIGKLGTGKTLLLTFLSQVMKLLTKKIYSNYPIEDDAIKLLTFNNLDFTDRTKLVPPDDSLILFDESFLYIDGTSPHEVKKVHGGKSVWIVLARHFKNRAIFTVQREGMMWNNIRHLASGIIIPISLKKPVKSKLGNIFNRSFVMRIGIFQDITDYEIWKTKSVERTAEGKKAKHKSDVGLGIRFFKIIIPLEFANKYDSHWLSFVRDLKNDEVINKKEYFWKDISKLNNKQRLELFDIDILKENLKAKKGKER, via the coding sequence ATGAAAAAGTTTGCATTTTTTCTAATAAACTTTTGTTATATTAGTGGTTCAATGGTTTTGTTTAGTTTAATTGATTTATTATTTTGGATAATTTCCTTAAATTTTACTGGTTTAGTATTTTGACTATTATTTGCTTTACAATGTGTATATTTTGTTTGGTGAGTTTGAAAAAATGTTTTTTATCAGTTAAATATCTTTCGTTTAGTTTACTTTATTTGAGATAATCCGTTATCAGTAATTATTGGTAAATTAGGAACTGGTAAAACATTACTTTTAACTTTTTTATCACAAGTTATGAAACTTTTAACAAAGAAAATTTATAGTAATTATCCAATCGAAGATGATGCAATAAAACTTTTAACTTTTAATAATTTAGATTTTACTGATAGAACCAAATTAGTACCACCTGATGATAGTTTAATTCTGTTTGATGAGAGTTTTTTATATATTGATGGAACTAGTCCCCACGAAGTTAAAAAAGTTCACGGTGGTAAAAGTGTGTGGATTGTTTTAGCAAGACATTTTAAAAATAGAGCAATTTTTACCGTACAGCGTGAGGGTATGATGTGAAATAATATTCGTCATTTAGCGAGTGGTATTATTATTCCTATTTCATTGAAAAAACCCGTTAAGTCAAAATTAGGTAATATTTTTAATCGTAGTTTTGTTATGCGAATTGGTATTTTTCAAGATATTACAGATTATGAAATTTGAAAAACAAAATCAGTAGAACGAACAGCAGAAGGTAAAAAAGCAAAACATAAGTCCGATGTTGGTTTAGGAATTCGGTTTTTTAAGATAATTATTCCGCTTGAATTTGCCAATAAATATGATAGTCATTGATTAAGTTTTGTTCGTGATTTAAAAAATGATGAAGTTATTAATAAAAAAGAATACTTTTGAAAAGATATATCAAAATTAAATAATAAACAACGCTTAGAATTATTTGATATTGATATTTTGAAAGAAAATTTAAAAGCAAAAAAAGGAAAGGAAAGATAA
- a CDS encoding lipolytic enzyme, GDSL family: MKRFFTLLAVLNVATGSTVMVASCTIAQGAHLNPVDSLLLIGKDIDTSKAIDDAKSNLQFTNYYILGDSLSDSHGIEKLVKNSFKLDIKIGTNDPSNLENYQNGSLSNGNTAAVLLNAKLGFDKIRPGIPNDYAGDFSRNYAIAGATAADVVGTAGMLLNRVTIEKQAQALVSQHKLRSTDLVLFEIGGNDLFQIIDTTDPQTELALMQQSVERIKIALFTLLNNGIRKILFSDAPNVSAIPRYNNQNTDDTLKKRANNISTEFHTRVAKMIELANTYYKNAIRNWGLYDNLSVLMTEFKARHPKGDITVNFNNLNLDFMKIIEEKMLNAQRNPALPANANIDDYFFFDIVHPTREVHQLAMEHYYQTIKEWT, translated from the coding sequence ATGAAAAGATTTTTTACTTTACTTGCTGTTTTAAATGTAGCAACTGGGAGTACTGTTATGGTCGCGAGTTGTACCATTGCCCAAGGAGCACATCTTAACCCTGTTGATTCGTTATTATTAATTGGGAAAGACATTGATACATCAAAAGCAATTGATGATGCAAAAAGTAATTTACAATTTACAAATTATTATATTTTAGGGGATAGTTTAAGTGATTCGCATGGGATTGAAAAACTAGTCAAAAATAGTTTTAAATTAGATATTAAAATTGGCACTAATGATCCTAGCAATTTAGAAAATTATCAAAATGGCAGTTTGTCAAATGGAAACACAGCTGCTGTATTATTAAATGCTAAGCTTGGTTTTGACAAAATTCGGCCAGGCATTCCAAATGATTATGCTGGTGATTTTAGCCGTAATTATGCAATTGCGGGGGCAACCGCTGCTGATGTGGTGGGAACAGCCGGGATGTTATTAAACCGTGTTACAATTGAAAAACAAGCCCAAGCATTAGTTAGTCAACATAAATTACGTTCAACAGACTTAGTTTTATTTGAAATTGGCGGTAATGATTTGTTTCAAATTATTGATACAACAGATCCACAAACAGAGTTAGCCCTGATGCAACAAAGTGTTGAACGCATTAAAATCGCATTATTTACCTTATTAAATAATGGGATTCGAAAAATATTATTTTCTGATGCACCAAATGTTAGTGCAATCCCACGTTATAATAACCAAAATACAGATGATACTTTAAAAAAACGAGCAAATAATATATCAACAGAGTTTCATACGCGAGTAGCAAAAATGATTGAATTAGCAAATACATATTACAAGAATGCTATTCGTAACTGAGGATTATATGATAATTTATCTGTGTTAATGACTGAATTTAAAGCACGCCATCCAAAGGGAGATATAACAGTTAATTTTAATAATTTAAATTTAGATTTTATGAAAATTATTGAAGAAAAAATGTTAAATGCACAACGTAATCCGGCCCTGCCAGCAAATGCTAACATTGATGATTATTTCTTTTTTGATATTGTTCATCCAACAAGAGAGGTTCATCAGTTAGCAATGGAACATTATTATCAAACTATAAAGGAGTGAACTTAA
- a CDS encoding Spiroplasmavirus-related protein — protein MSNFVKKNQNIANYFISKELIPFETDKASFINLPNHNRHIGFWLSNKFIYPSQKHSEQVAIGLIYDNSYRIVKYDENLKQHDWKFLTGTEIIDLYNQHKQNYFTRMHKALFLNEPKKVKTNNNNNLINWNDEKVEQLIRDLEELDNEFI, from the coding sequence TTGAGTAATTTTGTTAAGAAAAATCAAAATATAGCAAATTATTTTATTTCTAAGGAACTTATCCCTTTTGAAACAGATAAAGCAAGTTTTATAAATTTACCTAATCACAATCGTCATATTGGTTTTTGGTTGAGTAATAAGTTTATTTATCCTAGTCAAAAACATTCAGAACAAGTAGCAATCGGTTTAATTTATGATAATTCTTATCGTATTGTAAAATATGATGAAAATTTAAAACAACATGATTGAAAATTTTTAACTGGAACAGAAATAATTGATTTGTATAATCAACATAAACAAAACTATTTTACGCGTATGCATAAAGCATTATTTTTAAATGAACCTAAAAAAGTAAAAACAAATAACAATAATAATTTAATAAATTGAAATGATGAAAAAGTAGAACAATTAATTCGCGATTTAGAAGAATTAGATAATGAGTTTATATAA
- a CDS encoding Spiroplasmavirus-related protein codes for MNFLADAVTFGTGMDSIWTGLGNAMGKVKDAVYGILPQLMTFLGDAWIILIPFGLFIIIKILNFFRHMVKGF; via the coding sequence ATGAATTTTTTAGCAGATGCAGTTACTTTTGGGACTGGAATGGATTCTATTTGAACTGGTTTAGGTAATGCAATGGGTAAAGTAAAAGATGCTGTATATGGTATTTTACCGCAATTAATGACCTTTTTAGGTGATGCGTGAATTATTTTAATTCCATTTGGATTATTTATTATTATTAAGATATTAAACTTTTTCCGTCATATGGTTAAAGGATTTTAA